Proteins from a single region of Sphingopyxis sp. BSN-002:
- a CDS encoding multidrug effflux MFS transporter: protein MTEASQRSRMPGDREMVFMMAMVMALNALAIDSMLPALPAIGEGLGVAVANDRQYVISTYLFGIGAGSLVYGPLSDRFGRKGVLVPALFAYVAFSIGCGLATSFPMLLALRFGHGLISAALGVIVVAVIRDLFSGDAMAKRLSMIFLVFMIVPAIAPTMGAGITLFASWRAIFIVLAVMGVVMILWLRRLPETLHPEDVRPLDLRTMMAGWATVTRHRRAAGYMIASGMMQGALYGYLNSSEQIIADIFHARSWFPLVFACVALGIATANFSNAAIVERFGARRVSQSATFAFMITSIIQIAVALSGAETLWMFTVLMMVNVGLIGFIGSNFGSIAMEDFGHMAGVASSYQSFAKTLLAATVGALIGQQYNGTTLPLAYAFLISGGVGLTLVFWAERGKLFTRPGTAPKTPY from the coding sequence ATGACCGAAGCCTCCCAGCGGTCCCGCATGCCCGGCGACCGCGAAATGGTGTTCATGATGGCGATGGTCATGGCGTTGAACGCGCTCGCCATCGATTCGATGCTGCCCGCTTTGCCGGCGATCGGCGAGGGGCTGGGCGTCGCGGTGGCGAACGACCGCCAATATGTCATTTCGACCTATCTCTTCGGCATTGGCGCGGGATCGCTCGTCTATGGGCCGCTCTCCGACCGTTTCGGGCGCAAGGGCGTGCTCGTTCCCGCGCTCTTCGCCTATGTCGCCTTTTCGATCGGCTGCGGGCTCGCAACCAGTTTTCCGATGCTGCTCGCGCTGCGTTTCGGGCACGGGCTGATCAGCGCCGCGCTCGGCGTGATCGTCGTTGCGGTCATCCGGGATCTCTTCTCGGGCGACGCGATGGCAAAGCGGCTGTCGATGATCTTCCTCGTCTTCATGATCGTTCCCGCGATCGCGCCGACGATGGGCGCGGGGATTACGCTGTTTGCGAGCTGGCGGGCGATCTTCATCGTGCTGGCGGTGATGGGCGTCGTCATGATCCTGTGGCTGCGCCGCCTGCCCGAGACATTGCATCCGGAAGATGTCCGCCCGCTCGATCTCCGGACGATGATGGCGGGCTGGGCGACGGTAACGCGGCACCGCCGCGCCGCGGGCTATATGATCGCCTCGGGCATGATGCAGGGCGCGCTCTACGGTTATCTCAACAGCAGCGAACAGATCATCGCCGACATCTTTCATGCGCGCAGCTGGTTCCCGCTCGTCTTCGCCTGCGTCGCGCTCGGCATTGCGACCGCCAATTTCTCGAACGCCGCGATCGTCGAGCGTTTCGGCGCACGGCGTGTGTCGCAGAGTGCGACCTTCGCGTTCATGATCACGTCGATCATCCAGATCGCGGTGGCGCTGAGCGGCGCCGAGACGCTGTGGATGTTCACCGTGCTGATGATGGTCAATGTCGGGCTGATCGGCTTCATCGGCAGCAACTTCGGATCGATCGCGATGGAAGACTTCGGCCATATGGCCGGGGTCGCGTCCTCCTATCAGAGCTTTGCCAAGACGCTGCTTGCGGCGACCGTCGGGGCGCTGATCGGCCAGCAGTACAACGGCACGACGCTGCCGCTT